AGGTACACGATCAGTAATGGAAAGATTAGAACCTTCTCTTGATACTCAAGTCAGAATGGTTAATCAGGTTAGATTCAAGTACTATTATTTGTTACTTAGTTACATAATttgaaatagaattttttttttttactctatCTTTTATTTATGCAGTTGTTACTATTTAGAGATAAACATGAGACATTCGGTACTCCACAAGCACAAAGAGCTTGGAAGCAAATGAATCTGGGTAAAcagttaattaaattatttaatttaatttatattatttaattatattgtacattttgaagttattttgaaatttaaataatattatgcaACTGAGTGGTGGATAATATACGGCACATGTGTTCCCGAATTACAAAAATTACCAATTAAAGTGCTTAGTCAAACAACTTCAGCATCAAATTGCGAACGAAATTGGAGCACATTTAGTTATATTCACACCAAGGCAAGAAATAGATTAAAGTATAAAAAACTTGAGAAACTAATGTTTACCTATTATAATATGAGGCTTCAGATAAGGCATCAAAAAAGAATGAGCACTGATGATATAAACGCTAGTTTTAATCCTATCAGCCTTGATCATATCTTTGAAGATGTTGATCCACTATCAGAATGGCTTCATGAGAAAGAGAATCCGTTATTAGATGGTGAAAATGCCGGTGTGTTGCCTGTGGATACCTCTGATGATGAAATGGATGTCGATCAATCTCAACAACAAAGTTTGTCTCATTCAAGTTCTAGTTCAACGCCAAGTCAAAGTGGCGATGGACCCGATGGTGGTGGTTTAAGTCCAATTGATGAGGATGATGGATATAGTGGTGATAGAGGTGAAATTATGCCTTCTAGTCAGTATGGAGGAGAATATGGGGTTGGTACTACTAGTGGACATTTCCGTGATAGATCAGAGTTTGATGGAAATATGTTTCCTGAACCTAGGAGAGATAGAAGTGAACCTAGAGCTCCATCAAAAGGAAAAGGCAAAAAGCATACTTCTATAGGCTCTTCATTTGGTAGGAGATCGAGTTCTAGTAACCTTGGGTACAGTGATTCATCTACTAGCACTCAAGGTTTTTATCCACCAGAACAACCTTCATATTTTCAACCTTCACATGGTTATCCACAACCATATGGTTATTATCCACCATTTCCTAATTATGGTGTGCCATACCAGCCCCAAATGCATCCTCCACCACCAATGTATCACCCACCTCCACCTTTCATGTATCCTCCTCCTTAAATATATCCTCCAtatcaattatatgaaaaccaagGTGAAAATGTCACTTTTTTTGGATATATTTTTAGACAAAGGTCAAGAGAATCAAGTCAAGAACGCTCTCAAAGTGAAGGTGAAGGATTTGATCTTCCTCGTCATTCCACTAATTGGTGAAAACTAAATCATACCACTACCATTATTTGTAAGatatgttttttttaaagaaaacttttgttaatgttcttaattttgatgatattaaaacatttaaaatatatctTTAGATAAATGAATGGAGTATATTTTATGAAAAGATAATTAAGAATCGAAGCATGTTAAACTATATATGAAAGTAGAATGAGAGTGAGAATAAGTGATAGGAGATAGGAATAATTAATGAGAATCTATAcatttatatattcttttttctttttgcagcATAGAATGTTTATATCTTCACCATCTTCTAAGTGTCAAGAAATATTAAAGACATCTCTCGGtatgaattttcaattattttatctataaaagtttcaagcttattaaatatgataaatgtttaatatttCCTTCTTCTTTTTACTTTGTTATTAGTTAATATAACATTCTtagaaaatttataaataaatataagaataattaatgattataaaagttgtgttctcatattatattaataaaagttcataagtgttagaaaacactctaaaaatcattaaaagtgactttttataattataattataattattatgttttacaATAGGTTGTGCAAATTTAGAAAAAATTCACGACCGCGATACTTGCAGTGACCGCAATAGCATCCATTATGTCCGCAACCGCGATAAACGCAACGCAACCAAAAACGCGACCGCGACCGCAATTTAAATCCCTGGTTGCAGTGACTACAGCAGAGAATGCACTGAGGGCTGTGAATTATTTGAGACTGGGAAATGATACATTGGAAGGCACTGTaagtaaaacataaaataaaacgcCATCCctttcatcaaattcataaagaTTGTGTCTTTATgtcttttctttgttttacagGTTTCTGAGGTCAATATGATAATAACAGATTACTGTATGCCTGGAATGACCGGCTATGAACTGCTCAAGAAAATCAAGGTGCTAaacatttcattactcaaaaGTTGTTAATTAGTAACATTTGCAAGCACCCTTTTTTCATTTCACTCACCATTTTGAATTAAAACCAGGAATCATCCGTTCTCAAGGAAGTCCCTGTTGTAATCATGTCATCCGAAAACATACCAACTCGTATCAGTCAGTAAGTTTTCGTGTCATTCATTGCTGAATACAAATTATAATGTTAAAAAGATTGTAATGTATGTATATTGTATGTGGAAACAGGTGCTTGGAGGAAGGTGCAAAGATGTTCATGCTAAAGCCACTGAAGCGGTCTGATGTGAAGCAACTCAAATGGCACTTGATGAAATGCAGGAACTGAAGTTAGAGGCAAGAAAACAACAACTAGGATTCAAGAACAAGATTTGtaatgagaaaaagaaaagaagaaaaacttCATAAACCCACATTTTTGTTTTTCTTAGTAGGGTGTAGTGAAAAAATGAGGGTGTCTATATTGTTTCCATTCTTCAATTTTTGTGCGTCTGACATTTCTGTTTTAAGCCAGATATTGGCATTGATACAAATATGATGATTCTATATAAAATAATTGACTGAATGAGGTAACGAAGTCTTGTCAATGTTGGTAAAGAGAGATTCTATGTTTCAAGTTCGGCTTTTACCTTTGCGGGTAACTATTCCGCTTATAATTTTATCATACATGGTTTTATTAGGTAACTATTCTGGTTTGATTATCAATATCtttttttattcttattataatttatttggaTATATATTATTTGTAATTGTAGTTTTATTtggatatataaattttaaaattattcatgaatttttatttaattccatttataaaattgtacaaaatcaaagtttatgtataCAATTACTCATTGAACCATAGTTTTGATAATTatccctaaattttaaaataattttaattttaaaaataaagtttaaaatatttttaattttagaaatcaTAAATACCTAATACTTCaaattaagttttaaataatgttaaagcATAATTTGACTtaagaaaaataacaaataaaaattcacTAAGGATAGTGATGTAGGTAGAAGTAATGTTTTTAAATCAAATCGAGCCAGTTAGACCATCGTTCAATTAGTccgattaaaaaatatattaaaaattttaaaaatctaaaaaaacctAGTTCAATCTGTTTTTTAACTAGTTAACTTGGTTTGTACTAATTCTTTGTCTAATTGATTCAAAATTACTTTTTGGAACAATTCATTGACTATTCTCGATCTAATTGATCCCATCAATTCAAACAACACTTGATAGaagtgaaatatttaaaattattacatAATATAAGTAAAATTACataaatgttataaaataaagagagatggggagaataaaaacaaagaaaatatgaaagtaatATAGAatatactttattgatcaaaaggatagctacaatgcttcatcagagtctctatttataagcataagaagtataaaagaagtagagatctaattctaataactattagaatttaaagtacatcaaattTTATCttaatcatgatggacatccatttaataagatattcataacactcccctttGGATGttcattggtagataatgtggcTAATTAAAACCTTATTAAGAAAAATCCTGTgagataaaaacctaatgaaggaaaaagagtacacaatttATACTACGCATaatatgctgcctcattaaaaaccttaccagaAAAACCCAATGTGACAAAACCTcaattaagggaaaaagagtaccaCGCGAatttactccccctcatgaaaacatcacatattttatcatattctacgtattcaatcttgaatactagtttttcaaatgattatttgaatgtatttgctaagcatttatattaccattcttttaaaagtcaTGAGTGAAGGAAATTTggagaaatatatt
The Gossypium arboreum isolate Shixiya-1 chromosome 10, ASM2569848v2, whole genome shotgun sequence genome window above contains:
- the LOC108488252 gene encoding two-component response regulator ARR17-like, producing MHSSGGGSGSCSKDMAMELGDEPHVLVMDDSLIDRKLVERLLKNSACKMTTAENALRAVNYLRLGNDTLEGTVSEVNMIITDYCMPGMTGYELLKKIKESSVLKEVPVVIMSSENIPTRISQCLEEGAKMFMLKPLKRSDVKQLKWHLMKCRN